A stretch of Dehalococcoidia bacterium DNA encodes these proteins:
- a CDS encoding stage 0 sporulation family protein, whose amino-acid sequence MTEVIGVRFKRAGRIYYFDPADTEVNVGDWVVLETGRGPELGRVVISPKQVLASDITEPLKPVLRKAEEEDLSKWGELKGNEREALEKCHEINSRLGLPMKFISAQYNLDGTRLTIFFSAEGRVDFRDLLKELTTTYKTRIELRQVGPRDEAKLLGGYGKCGRPLCCTTYLSEFNPVSIRMAKEQDLPLNPLKISGVCGRLLCCLSHESGQYRIMKEKLPPIGQHVTTHLGVATVVGGNPLKETVLVQLNSGATVELPVEQVKREGGKP is encoded by the coding sequence ATGACCGAAGTGATTGGCGTACGATTCAAGCGAGCAGGGCGGATATATTACTTCGACCCGGCAGACACTGAGGTAAACGTGGGTGACTGGGTAGTGCTGGAGACCGGGCGCGGACCGGAGCTAGGCAGGGTGGTCATTTCACCAAAGCAGGTGCTTGCAAGCGATATTACTGAGCCGCTTAAGCCGGTACTCCGCAAGGCAGAGGAGGAGGATCTCAGCAAATGGGGTGAACTAAAGGGTAATGAGCGGGAGGCACTGGAGAAGTGCCACGAGATAAACTCCAGACTGGGCCTGCCCATGAAGTTCATCTCGGCACAGTACAACCTCGATGGCACTCGCCTCACCATATTCTTTAGTGCCGAGGGTAGGGTGGACTTTCGCGACCTCTTGAAGGAGCTTACCACCACCTATAAAACCCGTATCGAACTTCGCCAGGTAGGGCCACGAGATGAAGCAAAGCTTCTCGGAGGCTACGGCAAATGCGGTCGCCCATTATGCTGCACTACCTATCTATCCGAGTTCAATCCTGTCTCCATCAGAATGGCGAAAGAGCAAGACCTTCCCCTTAACCCGCTCAAGATCTCCGGTGTTTGCGGAAGGCTGCTATGCTGTCTGAGCCACGAAAGTGGGCAATACCGCATCATGAAGGAAAAGCTGCCCCCCATCGGGCAGCATGTGACCACCCATCTAGGAGTAGCCACGGTGGTGGGCGGAAATCCTTTAAAGGAGACGGTGCTGGTGCAACTAAATAGCGGTGCCACTGTGGAATTGCCAGTTGAACAGGTAAAAAGGGAGGGTGGGAAGCCCTGA
- the holB gene encoding DNA polymerase III subunit delta', translating to MWQVVGYDIAVALLDSGLKGGKLSHAYLFVGPPHVGKMTLASNLAQALNCQGDDQPCGVCASCQRIAQLRHADVQVIGPNGRAEISIDQIREMERSASLKPFEGRNRVFIIDGAEQLSSEGANSLLKTLEEPPPNVQIILLAVNEGLLLPTVRSRCQRLELRPLPITVVERALIEQWEATPEQAMVLARLSLGCLGWAVGALSDDSVTGKRAERLSALLQLTCVGRAERFAYAGQLASQFSKDREALREVLSLWVGLWRDLLLVKVGCRDLITNIDQEESLCRETENYNLNRIKGFIESLQHALEELGQNANPRLVLEVLMLNLPQSEGS from the coding sequence ATGTGGCAGGTAGTGGGATATGATATAGCGGTCGCCCTTTTAGACAGTGGTCTAAAGGGTGGCAAACTATCTCATGCCTATCTCTTCGTCGGTCCACCTCACGTGGGAAAGATGACCCTGGCCTCTAATCTGGCTCAAGCCTTAAACTGCCAGGGGGACGATCAGCCCTGCGGGGTTTGTGCATCATGCCAAAGGATCGCCCAGCTAAGACATGCCGATGTCCAGGTAATCGGCCCCAATGGCAGGGCGGAGATCAGCATTGACCAAATCAGGGAGATGGAGCGCTCCGCCTCACTTAAACCCTTCGAGGGAAGGAATCGGGTATTTATCATCGATGGTGCAGAGCAACTCTCCTCCGAGGGGGCAAATAGCCTGCTCAAAACGCTGGAGGAGCCACCGCCCAATGTTCAGATAATACTTCTCGCCGTAAATGAGGGGCTGCTTTTACCCACGGTTCGCTCCCGCTGTCAGAGGCTGGAGCTAAGACCACTCCCCATCACAGTAGTGGAGCGGGCACTTATCGAGCAATGGGAGGCAACCCCGGAACAGGCGATGGTACTTGCCAGACTTTCCTTGGGTTGCCTTGGCTGGGCAGTGGGTGCACTGAGTGATGATAGTGTCACCGGCAAGCGTGCTGAGCGCCTCAGCGCACTGCTCCAGCTCACCTGTGTGGGGCGAGCGGAGCGCTTCGCCTACGCCGGCCAGTTAGCAAGCCAGTTCAGCAAAGATCGGGAAGCGCTCCGCGAGGTACTCTCCCTATGGGTTGGCTTGTGGCGTGATCTACTGCTGGTTAAGGTGGGATGCCGCGACCTCATTACCAATATCGATCAAGAGGAATCGCTTTGCAGGGAGACGGAAAACTACAACCTGAATAGGATCAAAGGTTTTATTGAGAGCCTACAGCATGCTTTAGAAGAACTGGGTCAAAACGCAAACCCCCGTCTGGTGCTGGAGGTACTCATGCTTAACCTACCACAAAGTGAAGGGAGTTAG
- the lysA gene encoding diaminopimelate decarboxylase, with amino-acid sequence MLRLFPQTTQVQKNHLVIGGCTAGTLAGEFGTPLYVFDEATLRGKCTEYREGFSQRYPNSLVIYACKAFINRALAQLFNEERLGLEVVSAGELAIAESVGFPMERVYFNGNNKSRQELELAIRWGVGRIVVDNLYELSLLNEVAKNAGSRQEILLRLSPGVDPHTHAHLTTGIIDSKFGFPLDKVEEALTSAMSSLELIGMHFHIGSQIFELAPYKQAIGIVLDFAAEMSRKHSFKLKELSIGGGLAITYTEDSPAPTIGELAEATASTLLEKSEALVLEPPRLIVEPGRSIVGPAGVALYTVGAIKEIPGVRKYVSVDGGIADNIRPALYGAKYEAIVANKVVGEKSEKVTVAGKLCQSGDILIKDIDLPKLAPGDVIAVPCCGAYCLPMASNYNAALRPAIVMVNDGRARLIRRRESYEDLMNCDII; translated from the coding sequence ATGCTTAGGCTATTTCCACAAACCACTCAGGTACAAAAAAACCACCTCGTAATTGGCGGATGCACGGCCGGGACACTGGCCGGTGAATTCGGCACGCCGCTCTATGTCTTTGACGAAGCGACGCTGAGGGGGAAGTGTACCGAGTATCGAGAGGGGTTTTCGCAGCGTTATCCCAATAGCCTGGTGATATACGCGTGTAAAGCCTTCATCAACCGTGCACTGGCGCAACTCTTCAATGAAGAGCGACTGGGGCTCGAGGTTGTCTCCGCAGGGGAACTTGCCATCGCCGAATCGGTTGGCTTCCCCATGGAGCGAGTCTACTTTAACGGCAATAACAAATCGCGTCAGGAGTTGGAGCTGGCAATAAGGTGGGGAGTGGGACGCATTGTGGTGGACAATCTTTATGAGCTTTCCCTGCTCAACGAGGTAGCAAAGAATGCTGGATCGCGGCAAGAGATACTCCTGCGCCTCTCCCCCGGCGTTGACCCTCACACCCACGCCCACTTAACCACCGGGATTATCGATAGCAAGTTTGGCTTCCCCCTGGACAAGGTTGAGGAGGCGCTCACCTCGGCGATGTCTTCTCTCGAGCTTATCGGGATGCACTTCCACATCGGCTCCCAGATATTCGAGCTTGCGCCCTATAAGCAGGCAATCGGTATTGTGCTGGATTTTGCCGCTGAGATGAGCCGCAAACATAGCTTCAAGCTCAAAGAGCTAAGCATTGGGGGAGGGCTGGCAATCACCTATACGGAAGACTCCCCGGCCCCCACCATCGGCGAACTTGCCGAGGCGACCGCATCCACGCTTCTTGAAAAGAGCGAGGCGCTTGTCCTTGAGCCACCACGGCTTATCGTTGAGCCAGGGAGGTCTATAGTCGGTCCGGCGGGGGTTGCCCTCTATACCGTAGGGGCGATAAAGGAGATTCCTGGAGTTCGCAAATATGTCTCCGTGGATGGGGGCATCGCCGATAACATCCGCCCCGCACTCTACGGAGCCAAATACGAAGCAATAGTGGCAAACAAAGTAGTGGGTGAAAAGAGCGAAAAAGTCACCGTGGCGGGCAAGCTCTGCCAATCGGGGGACATCCTGATTAAGGACATCGACCTGCCCAAACTCGCGCCCGGGGACGTCATTGCCGTGCCCTGCTGCGGGGCCTACTGCCTCCCCATGGCCTCAAATTACAATGCCGCGCTGAGGCCAGCCATCGTTATGGTCAATGATGGAAGGGCGCGCCTCATCCGCCGCCGTGAGAGCTATGAGGATCTAATGAATTGCGACATTATTTAA
- a CDS encoding MBL fold metallo-hydrolase, with protein sequence MQIATGIHAIPAGTDRLLGHFAPQVYLVIADEGVLIDSGYGDEGSVSCRIDYVNNFAGLRLAYIVITHAHLDHIGGAARLREKTGAKIVLHSTEQTGITVDHVVADGDIISLKGIDLEVVHTPGHNPGHICLYIRKDKILFSGDHILGLGTTAIHPPKGDMAQYIDSLRKLLDYDIDLICPGHGPLIREPQRKLDELIEHRKEREYQVIAVLRQGDNTVKQLVAEIYPELAGFLYELAKGQVYAHLIKLEREGKACSQGIGEEVSYKLASPGGRYA encoded by the coding sequence ATGCAGATTGCCACGGGCATTCACGCCATTCCAGCGGGGACAGATCGCCTTCTAGGTCATTTTGCGCCCCAGGTCTATCTTGTGATCGCAGATGAGGGTGTACTTATCGACTCAGGATATGGTGATGAGGGGTCAGTCAGTTGTCGCATAGATTATGTTAACAATTTCGCCGGACTTAGGCTAGCCTATATCGTTATCACTCATGCCCATCTCGACCATATAGGCGGGGCAGCCAGGCTGCGTGAAAAAACGGGGGCTAAGATTGTCCTTCACTCCACTGAGCAAACCGGTATCACAGTGGATCACGTGGTAGCTGATGGAGACATCATCTCGCTTAAAGGCATCGATCTTGAGGTGGTACATACCCCAGGGCACAACCCGGGACACATCTGCCTCTATATAAGAAAAGATAAGATACTATTTTCCGGCGACCATATTCTGGGCCTTGGCACCACGGCGATACATCCACCCAAAGGGGACATGGCACAGTATATCGATTCTTTGAGGAAGCTCCTTGACTATGATATTGATCTGATCTGCCCCGGACATGGTCCACTTATAAGGGAACCGCAGCGAAAGCTGGATGAGTTGATCGAGCATCGAAAAGAGCGCGAGTATCAGGTAATCGCCGTGTTACGCCAGGGTGATAATACAGTAAAGCAATTGGTAGCTGAGATCTATCCCGAGCTAGCTGGCTTCCTCTACGAACTAGCCAAAGGGCAGGTATACGCCCACCTTATAAAGCTGGAGAGGGAGGGAAAGGCTTGCTCTCAAGGAATAGGGGAGGAAGTCAGCTATAAACTAGCCTCCCCAGGAGGCAGATATGCTTAG
- a CDS encoding pitrilysin family protein: MYKKSVLDNGLRIITGAMPHTRAACINIFISAGSRYEGEEEAGTSHFIEHLCFKGTERRATAREIAEAIEGVGGILNGGTDREFTVYWCKVARPHFPLALDLMVDMLRYSRFDAQDIERERGIIIEELSESMDSPQHRASLLIDEVVWPNQPLGRDIAGSKETVGALSREMLLGYLSRQYVPNNTVVSVAGDIGHEEVLSRVSEALGDWAVATPHSPYPTEDHQQEAHMRIEQRDTEQAHICLAVRGLPVDHPDRFNLDLLNVILGEGMSSRLYQEIRERRGLAYDIHSYVDHFLDSGALTIYAGVDPKNAADTIAVMIEVLSHLKEGVPDLELTKAKELAKGRLLLRMEDSRSVAGWLGGQELLTGQIRTVDEVSSIIDAITPQDLKQVATQLLLTEKLNLAIVGSVASEDRLHSLLRL, encoded by the coding sequence TTGTATAAGAAGAGCGTTCTGGATAATGGGCTTCGCATCATCACTGGCGCCATGCCACATACACGCGCGGCATGTATAAATATCTTCATTAGCGCTGGCTCGCGCTACGAAGGTGAGGAGGAGGCGGGAACCTCACACTTTATAGAGCACCTTTGCTTTAAGGGGACAGAGCGCCGCGCTACCGCCAGGGAGATTGCCGAGGCTATCGAAGGGGTGGGCGGCATACTCAATGGGGGCACCGATAGGGAGTTTACTGTTTACTGGTGCAAGGTGGCTCGCCCCCACTTTCCTCTTGCTTTGGACCTCATGGTGGATATGCTCCGCTATTCCCGGTTCGATGCTCAGGATATAGAGAGAGAGCGCGGTATCATTATCGAGGAGCTTAGTGAGAGCATGGATTCACCCCAGCATCGGGCGAGTTTACTTATCGATGAAGTAGTCTGGCCGAATCAACCCCTGGGGCGTGATATTGCCGGGAGCAAGGAGACGGTAGGTGCCTTGAGTCGAGAGATGCTTCTGGGCTACCTGAGCCGACAGTACGTGCCCAATAACACCGTGGTCAGTGTTGCTGGTGACATTGGACATGAGGAGGTCTTATCGCGCGTGAGCGAGGCATTGGGAGACTGGGCGGTGGCTACTCCACACTCCCCATATCCCACGGAGGATCACCAGCAGGAAGCTCACATGCGTATTGAGCAGAGGGATACCGAGCAGGCTCATATATGTCTGGCGGTGAGGGGACTCCCCGTGGACCACCCCGATCGGTTCAATCTGGACCTGCTGAATGTGATATTAGGCGAGGGGATGAGCAGTCGCCTATATCAGGAGATTCGCGAGCGGCGAGGGCTGGCCTACGATATACATAGCTATGTGGACCACTTCTTGGACTCGGGGGCGCTTACCATTTATGCCGGGGTGGACCCAAAGAACGCTGCCGATACTATAGCGGTCATGATCGAGGTGCTTTCACACCTAAAAGAGGGGGTGCCTGACCTTGAGCTAACAAAGGCTAAGGAGTTAGCCAAGGGTCGCCTGCTGCTTCGAATGGAGGATAGCAGGAGTGTCGCTGGCTGGTTGGGAGGTCAGGAACTACTAACCGGCCAGATCCGCACGGTGGATGAGGTATCCTCGATAATAGATGCCATCACCCCTCAGGATCTGAAGCAGGTGGCAACTCAACTGCTCCTTACTGAGAAGCTTAACCTGGCCATTGTTGGTTCCGTAGCCAGTGAGGATCGCCTCCATAGCCTTCTCAGGCTTTAA
- the groL gene encoding chaperonin GroEL (60 kDa chaperone family; promotes refolding of misfolded polypeptides especially under stressful conditions; forms two stacked rings of heptamers to form a barrel-shaped 14mer; ends can be capped by GroES; misfolded proteins enter the barrel where they are refolded when GroES binds) — MAKQIVYDEDARRNLKIGMDALANAVKITLGPKGRNVVLDKRFGPPTITNDGVTIAKEIDLEEPFENIGAQLIKEVATKTNDVAGDGTTTATVLAQAMLHEGMKNVAAGANPMSLKKGIEKATAAILDALRKMSTPVTTKEQISQVASISAADEKIGNLIAEVMEKVGKDGVVTVEEGKGIEFETEYVEGMQVDRGYISPYFVTSPERMEAEIEDPYILITDKKISAVADLLPALEKVLQVTKNVVIIAEDVDGEALATLVVNKLRGTINCLAIKAPGFGDRRKAMLEDMALLTGGTMITEEMGRKLDSATVEDLGRARRIISTKEETTIIEGKGSDEAIEARIKQIKTLIDDSTSDFDKEKLQERLAKLAGGVAVIKVGAATEVELKEKKHRVEDALSATRAAVEEGIVPGGGVAFINAIPALDKLKVEGDELTGVAIVRRSLEEPLRMIAQNAGKEGSVVVNHVRESKAGIGYDALRDDYANMKQRGIIDPTKVTRAGLENAASIAAIVLTTEALITDIKEKERAMPPSMPEY; from the coding sequence ATGGCAAAACAGATAGTTTACGATGAGGATGCAAGGCGCAATCTCAAGATTGGCATGGATGCTCTTGCCAATGCGGTGAAGATTACCCTTGGACCCAAGGGGCGTAATGTAGTGCTGGATAAGAGGTTCGGACCGCCTACGATCACCAACGATGGCGTCACCATCGCAAAGGAGATCGACCTGGAGGAGCCCTTCGAGAACATCGGGGCTCAACTGATCAAGGAGGTGGCCACCAAGACCAATGATGTCGCCGGCGATGGCACCACCACCGCCACCGTGCTCGCCCAAGCAATGCTACATGAAGGAATGAAGAACGTCGCTGCCGGGGCAAACCCCATGTCGCTAAAGAAGGGCATTGAGAAGGCTACAGCAGCCATCCTCGATGCGCTAAGGAAGATGAGCACCCCGGTGACCACTAAGGAGCAGATATCTCAGGTAGCATCCATCTCCGCAGCCGATGAGAAGATCGGAAACCTCATCGCCGAGGTCATGGAAAAAGTGGGTAAGGATGGGGTGGTCACCGTTGAGGAAGGGAAGGGGATAGAGTTTGAGACGGAGTATGTCGAGGGAATGCAGGTCGACCGCGGCTATATCTCCCCCTATTTCGTCACCAGCCCGGAGAGGATGGAGGCGGAGATCGAGGACCCCTATATCCTGATCACCGATAAGAAGATCTCCGCGGTAGCTGACCTGCTACCCGCCCTGGAAAAGGTGCTTCAGGTAACCAAGAACGTGGTCATTATCGCTGAGGATGTAGACGGTGAGGCACTTGCCACCCTGGTGGTCAACAAGCTAAGGGGCACTATCAATTGCCTTGCGATTAAGGCGCCGGGCTTCGGCGATCGGCGGAAGGCGATGCTCGAGGACATGGCTCTCCTTACCGGAGGCACGATGATTACCGAGGAGATGGGCCGAAAGCTCGATTCTGCCACAGTTGAGGATCTGGGAAGAGCCAGAAGGATAATCTCCACCAAAGAGGAAACCACCATCATCGAAGGCAAGGGCTCGGATGAGGCAATTGAGGCGCGTATCAAGCAGATTAAGACCCTGATTGATGATAGCACCTCCGACTTCGATAAGGAGAAGCTGCAGGAGCGCCTGGCCAAGCTAGCCGGCGGTGTCGCCGTGATCAAGGTGGGAGCAGCCACCGAGGTTGAGCTCAAGGAGAAGAAGCATCGCGTCGAAGATGCCCTATCCGCAACCCGGGCAGCAGTAGAAGAGGGAATTGTCCCCGGAGGCGGGGTCGCCTTCATCAACGCTATTCCCGCTCTCGACAAGCTGAAGGTAGAGGGCGACGAGCTCACTGGGGTTGCCATTGTGAGGCGTTCCCTGGAGGAGCCGCTCCGCATGATCGCTCAGAATGCCGGCAAAGAGGGATCGGTTGTGGTAAATCACGTTCGTGAGAGCAAGGCTGGCATCGGTTACGACGCCCTGCGCGACGATTACGCCAACATGAAGCAGCGTGGTATTATCGATCCGACCAAGGTGACCAGAGCGGGGCTCGAGAATGCCGCGAGCATTGCCGCTATAGTTCTCACCACAGAGGCTCTGATCACCGACATCAAGGAGAAAGAGAGAGCCATGCCCCCATCGATGCCTGAATATTAA
- the groES gene encoding co-chaperone GroES: MAIKLQPLGDRVVIKPSAEEDVTKGGIILPDTAKEKPQRGVVIEVGPGRLDEEGKRIPMEVKKGDKVIYSKYAGSEIKQNDEEVLILRESDILAKFS; the protein is encoded by the coding sequence ATGGCAATCAAGTTACAACCATTAGGAGACCGGGTAGTGATAAAGCCTTCAGCCGAGGAGGATGTAACCAAGGGGGGTATCATCTTGCCCGATACCGCAAAGGAGAAGCCGCAGCGGGGTGTGGTCATCGAGGTGGGCCCAGGCAGGTTGGATGAGGAGGGCAAGCGTATTCCCATGGAGGTTAAGAAGGGCGACAAGGTGATCTACTCCAAGTATGCCGGCAGTGAGATCAAGCAAAACGATGAAGAGGTTTTAATCCTGCGGGAGAGCGATATACTCGCTAAGTTCAGCTAA
- the tsaD gene encoding tRNA (adenosine(37)-N6)-threonylcarbamoyltransferase complex transferase subunit TsaD: MNILGIETSCDETAAAVVRDGRDILSNVIASQMDLHARYGGIVPEVASRQHLLTVIPIIQEAMAQAQTRWGDLDAIAVTNGPGLAGSLIVGVNIAKAIALSRGIPLLGVNHLEGHIYANWLEGSTPDVPAICLIVSGGHSDLLLVKGHGSYQLLGRTRDDAAGEAFDKVSRILGLGYPGGPAIEQFAIEGNSARYRLPRAWLKDSDDFSFSGLKTAVLHLVEKECQKAHLVDAPLNSERTQSQRWTAGGKFEIGSASISSTSKSAETQPKVQLHLEKGEKADIAASFQKAVVDVLVTKTVAAAKRLNTRQILLGGGVAANHLLRQMMAQRSPIPILIPNPILCTDNAAMIASCGYFHLDMGKRSGSDLDIYPNLSL, encoded by the coding sequence ATGAATATCCTCGGCATCGAAACTTCCTGCGATGAAACAGCAGCAGCCGTGGTCAGGGATGGCAGGGATATCCTATCCAATGTCATCGCCTCCCAGATGGACCTGCATGCTCGCTATGGAGGCATCGTACCCGAGGTGGCCTCCCGCCAGCACCTGCTAACCGTTATCCCTATTATCCAAGAGGCGATGGCTCAGGCCCAAACCCGCTGGGGCGATCTGGATGCTATAGCGGTTACCAACGGGCCTGGTCTTGCCGGTTCCCTCATTGTCGGGGTGAACATCGCCAAGGCCATCGCCCTATCTCGAGGCATACCCCTTCTGGGCGTAAACCACCTGGAGGGACATATCTATGCCAACTGGCTTGAGGGTAGCACCCCGGACGTCCCCGCTATCTGCCTTATCGTCTCCGGTGGACACAGCGACCTACTCCTTGTAAAGGGGCATGGCAGCTATCAACTCCTGGGGAGAACCAGAGATGATGCCGCCGGCGAAGCATTCGATAAGGTGTCCAGGATCCTGGGGCTGGGCTACCCCGGCGGCCCCGCCATAGAGCAATTCGCCATAGAAGGTAATAGCGCTCGCTACCGCCTTCCCCGTGCCTGGCTCAAAGATAGCGATGACTTTAGCTTCAGTGGGCTCAAGACTGCGGTGCTGCACCTTGTGGAAAAAGAATGCCAAAAAGCGCATCTAGTGGACGCCCCCTTGAATTCAGAGCGTACACAATCACAAAGATGGACTGCAGGCGGAAAGTTCGAAATAGGCTCAGCTTCTATTAGTTCCACCTCCAAATCAGCGGAAACACAACCGAAAGTGCAGCTTCATCTCGAAAAGGGCGAAAAAGCCGATATCGCCGCCAGCTTTCAGAAGGCGGTAGTCGATGTTTTGGTCACCAAGACTGTGGCAGCAGCAAAGCGGCTGAACACCCGGCAGATCCTCCTCGGTGGCGGCGTCGCTGCAAACCACCTGCTTCGACAAATGATGGCCCAGCGCTCTCCCATCCCCATACTCATCCCCAACCCCATTCTGTGCACCGATAACGCCGCCATGATCGCCTCCTGTGGCTATTTCCATCTCGATATGGGCAAACGCTCAGGCAGCGATCTCGATATCTATCCAAACCTCAGCCTGTGA
- a CDS encoding hemolysin family protein — MDSTSILYLVLLFICLAFSAFFSSAETAFISLPKARVRHLVDSRVSGAGRVERITERPERLLATVLLCNNFVNVAAAALGTAIAVSIWEGDIGVLIATIVVTLLLLVFAEVTPKTLAIRHPQRLALLYVYPLEVITKIVYPLAAGLSWLGSILAGGHARVPQMLVSEEEIRGMISVGRDEGTVEASEAELLHKVFVFGDRTVREVMTPRPEVIWIEEGTKLADFLAVYAEFPHTRFPVYRDSIDTVVGILTIKDVLMAQAIGSLDKRGAIDDLVRPVLFVPETKRIAQLFAEMQSQGYPLVVVVDEYGVTSGIVTMEQLVGEIVGEMGDELMKVDKDFEVIDDRTVQIDGGMRVEEANEELGLELPTGDYDTVAGFLLSLIGHIPREGEQVRYGGLKLAITQMRELRIEKVLVTRE; from the coding sequence ATGGATAGCACTAGCATTCTGTACCTGGTGCTTCTTTTTATTTGCCTAGCTTTCTCCGCATTCTTCTCTAGTGCCGAGACTGCCTTTATATCATTGCCCAAGGCGAGGGTGAGGCACCTGGTGGACAGCAGGGTGAGCGGTGCGGGACGGGTGGAACGGATCACAGAGAGACCAGAGAGGCTGCTGGCGACGGTGCTGCTATGCAATAACTTTGTAAATGTGGCAGCTGCTGCCCTGGGCACGGCGATAGCGGTATCGATATGGGAGGGAGATATAGGGGTACTTATCGCCACAATAGTGGTAACCCTGCTGCTTTTAGTGTTCGCAGAGGTAACGCCCAAAACTCTTGCCATAAGACACCCCCAGAGGCTGGCCTTGCTCTATGTCTATCCGCTGGAGGTCATCACAAAGATAGTCTATCCACTGGCGGCGGGATTAAGCTGGCTCGGCTCGATACTTGCTGGTGGGCATGCTAGGGTGCCACAGATGCTGGTAAGCGAGGAGGAGATACGTGGCATGATATCTGTCGGGCGTGATGAGGGCACGGTGGAGGCGTCAGAGGCAGAGCTGTTGCATAAGGTGTTCGTTTTCGGTGACCGCACCGTCCGTGAGGTAATGACACCCCGGCCTGAGGTAATCTGGATAGAGGAGGGGACAAAGCTAGCGGATTTCCTCGCCGTCTACGCTGAATTCCCACATACCCGTTTCCCGGTTTATCGGGATAGTATCGATACTGTTGTTGGGATCCTTACCATAAAGGATGTGCTTATGGCACAGGCTATCGGTTCGCTGGATAAAAGGGGCGCCATTGATGACCTGGTGCGTCCGGTTCTCTTTGTCCCGGAGACCAAACGCATTGCACAGCTTTTCGCCGAGATGCAGTCCCAGGGTTACCCCTTGGTTGTGGTGGTTGATGAGTACGGTGTTACCAGTGGCATTGTGACGATGGAGCAACTGGTGGGCGAGATCGTGGGTGAAATGGGGGATGAGCTGATGAAGGTGGACAAGGATTTCGAGGTTATTGATGACCGGACAGTTCAGATCGATGGCGGCATGAGGGTAGAGGAGGCCAATGAGGAACTGGGGCTTGAATTGCCTACGGGTGATTATGACACCGTAGCAGGCTTCTTACTAAGCCTTATTGGTCATATCCCAAGGGAAGGGGAGCAGGTGAGGTACGGTGGCCTTAAGTTGGCGATCACACAGATGCGGGAGTTGAGGATCGAGAAGGTCCTGGTGACCAGGGAGTGA
- a CDS encoding TIGR03936 family radical SAM-associated protein, which produces MQRLRIAFTRGEEIKYLSHLDLMRLWERALRRADIPLAYSQGFSLHPRISIAAPLPIGVISEGELMDILLSKRFSPYYFIKAVAEQLPRGIGITGVEQVSLQLPSLQSQVRQAEYRVELTTDKLPQEVEEVIRSFMAKKHFPWQHTRDHVVRHYDIRILVDRLWLIEWQESLCTLGMRLRNDNSATGRAEQVTLSVGFPDPPRLIQRTKLILAGK; this is translated from the coding sequence ATGCAGCGGCTGCGCATCGCATTTACTCGGGGAGAGGAGATAAAATATCTTTCTCACCTGGATTTGATGAGGTTATGGGAACGGGCGCTCAGGCGTGCCGATATACCGCTGGCTTACTCGCAGGGATTCAGCCTGCACCCGAGAATCTCCATTGCGGCACCCCTTCCCATCGGAGTAATAAGCGAGGGTGAATTAATGGACATCCTTCTTAGCAAGCGGTTTTCTCCCTACTATTTCATAAAGGCGGTGGCAGAGCAGTTGCCCCGCGGCATCGGTATCACGGGGGTGGAGCAGGTCTCACTGCAGCTTCCCTCTCTGCAATCGCAGGTCAGGCAGGCGGAATACCGGGTCGAGTTGACCACCGATAAGCTGCCACAGGAGGTGGAGGAGGTGATTCGTTCCTTTATGGCGAAAAAGCATTTCCCCTGGCAGCATACGAGGGACCACGTCGTACGGCATTATGACATTCGCATCCTAGTAGATAGACTCTGGCTCATTGAGTGGCAGGAGTCGTTGTGCACTCTAGGCATGCGTCTGAGAAACGACAACTCCGCTACAGGGAGAGCGGAGCAGGTAACTTTGTCCGTTGGCTTCCCCGATCCCCCGAGATTAATCCAACGTACCAAGTTAATCCTGGCGGGCAAATAG